The Malassezia japonica chromosome 5, complete sequence genome contains a region encoding:
- the MTR10 gene encoding Nuclear import receptor (COG:U; BUSCO:EOG09260Z5E; EggNog:ENOG503NUD3) — MSGAVSAAGVQDVLGALQKLYSDPDPQAKSAANEALQHFQKTQEAWNTANTLLLAQELPLESRLFAAQTFRSKTTFDLEQLPIEAQLALKDTLLDALVLYAQGPRVVQTQLCLALAGLALQIPESHWGSVVPGMIERFGGSPDTVGVLLEFLSVLPEEVSTNHRIPLSNAAYHERVPQLLTQQSATVLEVLSMYIQAPGVTPAIQETIFHCLRSWLKAGEVSATQMASTPLLQFAFDALQSDALFDVAVDVLCDLIHETQEIDDNRDVIETLLPRIEALRPALMQAGEDEDRVRGLCRIFVQAGETYHTLFLQHASALLPIVQAALECASYHDLDIVQITFRFWYLLATHVHKAIDAGDPAAAPFRQTYEQLFAIIIRHLRFPDEELSGQERDDFRSFRHYMGDTLKDCCYVLGAEACLERSLQMIESALAEESPSLRWQDIEAPLFSMRSMGAQVDLREDKVIPRVFAIVPQLPPHPRLRYAGLLVLSRYTEWVEQHPERIPEVLTFITTGFDPTNKEISAAAAQAMNFLCQDCCEHLAPYLPQLCEFFKSVQEQLSVDDSLAVAEAIAHVIASMPPQQATESLLRFTQPLLENVHQVTLLPSAGKPELMRAADRMEQLARILQVIGVSFASALPESCAATCSEAYAILDRLLQQHGDAYFISERTSSLVRRALLFFGARAEPTLPALLERFAGCFESTGYSGYVWIVGKSIDQFGHQATPPLLGLLAQAFERVSSKVIQLLQTQPPDQLGDVLDDYLHTCLVAVQTAPSVLIASPVFPHAVQTAVVALHAVAPAVHGIASDVLRALFEFPASQVGAAYAAPIAQVASDQGFAVCQAMLQGLVTHFPPENMPVVVATVRALQPLCPEQLVPWLAAAAEQLPTSAISKEDAQRFLASLPSAAQSPEQLKPSLVILYGASRKSRERARLDKETIGDT, encoded by the exons ACTTCttcttgcgcaggagctgccgctcgagtcgcGGCTCTTTGCCGCGCAGACCTTTCGGTCGAAGACGACGTTTGACTTGGAGCAGCTGccgatcgaggcgcagctcgcacTGAAGGAtacgctgctcgacgcgctcgtccttTATGCCCAGGGGCCGCGTGTCGTGCAGACGCAACTGTGCCTCGCATTggccggcctcgcgctccagaTCCCAGAGAGCCATTGGGGTAGCGTGGTGCCGGGCATGATTGAGCGGTTCGGAGGGTCGCCGGACACGGTCGGTGTCCTCCTCGAGTTCCTCTCGGTGCTGCCGGAAGAGGTCTCGACCAACCACCGCATCCCGCTGAGCAACGCGGCGTACCACGAGCGTGTGCCGCagctgctcacgcagcagTCTGCCACGGTGCTGGAGGTGCTCTCGATGTACATCCAGGCACCGGGCGTCACACCGGCCATCCAGGAAACCATCTTTCACTGCCTTCGCAGCTGGCTCAAGGCAGGCGAAGTGTCCGCGACGCAGATGgccagcacgccgctgctgcagtTTGCGTTTGATGCACTGCAGTCCGATGCACTGTTTGACGTGGCGGTCGATGTGCTCTGCGACCTGATCCACGAGACACAGGAGATCGACGACAACCGCGACGTGATCGAAACGCTCctgccgcgcatcgaggcgctgcggccggcgcTGATGCAGGCCGGCGAAGACGAGGACCGCGTACGTGGGCTGTGCCGCATCTTTGTGCAGGCTGGCGAGACCTACCACACGCTCTTTCTGCAGCACGCCagtgcgctgctgccgatcgtccaggcggcgctcgagtgTGCGTCGTACCATGATCTGGACATTGTCCAGATCACCTTTCGGTTCTGGTACCTGCTCGCGACGCATGTGCACAAGGCGATTGACGCGGGCGATccggccgcagcgccgttCCGCCAGACGTACGAGCAGCTGTTTGCCATCATCATCCGTCACCTCCGCTTcccggacgaggagcttAGTGgccaggagcgcgacgattTCCGCTCCTTCCGCCACTACATGGGCGATACGCTGAAGGACTGCTGCTATGTACTTGGTGCTGAGGCGTGCCTCGAACGCTCGCTGCAGATGATcgagtcggcgctcgccgaagagtcgccgtcgctgcgctggcAGGAtatcgaggcgccgctcttctccatgcgctcgatgggcgcgcaggtcgacctTCGCGAAGACAAGGTGATCCCGCGCGTGTTTGCCATTGTTCCCCAACTCCCCCCGCATCCCCGCCTGCGGTACGCCGGTCTTTTGGTACTCTCGCGCTACACAGAGTgggtcgagcagcacccCGAGCGCATCCCCGAGGTGCTCACCTTTATCACGACCGGCTTCGACCCGACCAACAAGGAGATTTcggcagccgcggcgcaagcgATGAACTTTTTGTGCCAGGATTGCTGCGAACACCTTGCGCCCTATCTCCCGCAGCTCTGCGAGTTCTTCAAGAGCGTGCAGGAGCAGCTGAGCGTCGATGActcgctcgccgtcgccgaggcgatcgcGCACGTCATTGCGAgcatgccgccgcagcaggcgaccgagtcgctctTGCGCTTTACGCAgccgctcctcgagaaCGTGCACCAGGTCACGCTCCTGCCGTCGGCAGGCAAGCCGGAGCtgatgcgcgcggccgaccgcatggagcagctcgcgcgcatcctCCAAGTGATCGGGGTCTCGTTCGCcagcgcgctgcccgagtcgtgcgccgcaacgTGCTCAGAGGCGTACGCGATCCTCGATCGgctcctgcagcagcacggcgacgcgtacTTTATCTCGgagcgcacctcgtcgctggtgcgccgcgcgctcctcttctttggtgcgcgcgccgagccgacgctcccggcgctgctcgagcgctttgCGGGCTGCTTTGAAAGCACGGGCTACTCGGGCTACGTGTGGATCGTCGGCAAGTCCATCGACCAGTTTGGGCACCAGGCGACCccgccgctgctcggcctgctcgcgcaggcctTTGagcgcgtctcgagcaaGGTGATCCagctgctgcagacgcagccgcccgaccagctcggcgacgtgctcgacgactACCTGCACAcgtgcctcgtcgcggtgcagaccgcgccgagcgtgctgATCGCCTCGCCCGTCTTTCCGCACGCGGTGCAGACGGCAGTCGTCGCACTGCACGCGgtggcgccggccgtgcacggCATCGCGTCGGATGTGCTTCGCGCGCTGTTTGAGTTCCCCGCGTCGCAGGTCGGggccgcgtacgccgcgccgatTGCCCAGGTCGCTTCCGACCAGGGCTTTGCGGTGTGCCAGGCGATGCTCCAAGGCCTCGTGACGCACTTCCCCCCGGAAAACATGCCGGTGGTTGTCGCGACGGTGCGTGCACTGCAGCCGCTGTGccccgagcagctcgtgccgtggctcgcggcggcggccgagcagctcccgacgagcgccatATCGAAAGAGGACGCACAGCGCTTCCTTGCGAGCCtgcccagcgccgcgcagtcgcccgagcagctcaagcCGAGCCTCGTGATCCTGtacggcgcctcgcgcaagTCGCGCGAGCGAG CGCGGCTCGATAAGGAGACGATAGGCGATACGTAG